The following is a genomic window from Neurospora crassa OR74A linkage group III, whole genome shotgun sequence.
AGACGCAATATCCAGGAGcgcactgctgctgctggccatAGTCATGGCCATGGCCTTGGTCTAACTGCCAGCATTCGTGCTCGGGATGGAAGCGGTGATGATTTCGGTGATAACAATGGCATGGCTCTTTCTTTTGATGATGGGGGTGATGATAACTACACCCACGTTCCCTCTCCCCACGCtcacggtggtggtggtggtggttccgGTCTCGGTGCCAGTCGCGGTGCGCCCGAGTCGTCCGCTATTGACCTCCCCATCCGTAATCACGGCGATCGCGGCGGCCATCACCCCTACTCCAACTCTCACTCCCACTATAACCACGGCACTGGCATCAGCATCGGCACCAGTACCATCcgcaaccaccaccgcgaTCGACACTCCCTCAGACACACCCCCAGACCACCGCCGCCCAGAGAACCCAAAGAGCGCACAACGACTTACTTCGTCCAAGACAACATCCTCATGCGCATTTCTTCTATTTCCCACGCCCATGCCCACTCTTCTAtgtcccactcccactcccacacCCATTCtcacacccacacccactcccacttccaCTCCCACGCCCTCTCTCCCCACGCCCatgcccaagcccaagaccaCTTAGGCACTCATCACCGCGACCATCACTCCCACCTCGACAACGACCCCATCagctccaactccaactccaatTTCAATTCCATCAGCCACAACACCTCCGACTCCATGTCCACCGAACACAGCAGAGgcggtggcagcagcagcagcagcaacagcagcggtAGCGGTAGCGCCGACcacaaaagaaggaaatggTACCGTGATCGAATGGCAAGGATCATCCAGGATATCGAGCCGGGgttgcctcctcctcctccttcgtcgtcttcttcttcttcttcttctttttctgcttTAACTTTTTCTTCTAGTCGTTTGGGTAGTGGCGGttgtggtgctgctggtggtggtgctggtgctggtgctggtgctggtgctggtgctggtgctggtgctggtgctggtgctggtgctggtgctggtgctggtgctggtgctggtgggtACAACTATATGTATCCTGGCATCGTGGGTAGTGGGAGTAGTACGATTGGAAGTGGCGGTGCTGGTACTGGGGGATATGGCGCCACCAGCAATGCTCGCGATAGTGGTTATGAGAGTTTCTCTGGGAGTCCGGGGGGTTCTTTTGGGCGTGGGCGTGGGCACTAGGTTTAGGTTTAGGTCTAGGTCTACCATAGGTCATGGTCTAGACTTAACAAGCAATCAACCGGCCTTACCTCCTAGAATACCTAGGTGAGCTACATTTGTGATCTGACGGATGGATCCAGAATGGACTCAGAGTACTGACGGAATGAACACCACTAGGGTGTGTTAGTGCTATGGGTACCTAATAGAAGAATGTTAGAAGAATCAAAGGGATATAATGTATCATTGAACGAAGAGGACGGACACATACCGAATAAATACCTGTTCATTATCGCATGCCTTCTAGTGATATATCTGTTTCAACAAAGAGCCCGTTACCAGTTACAACCAAAGACCAAAGttcatagaggtacccaaCTTGATGCATCCCGACCAACCTGAACCACACCCCCACCTGGGCACCTTTCTCTTACTTTATCTCCTCCGTGTGTATATCCAAAACCACCATCcgtcaaaaagaaaaagaaaaaaaaaaaaacctcaaCGCCTCACCTCACCCCTCGCTTCCACACCCCAGCAAGCCACTTTttcctcccactcccactcccattTTCTCCCCCATCTTCtcccccatcaccatcctccttTTCCACAATCTCACCCTTCTTGACATGTTCATCCCCCGCAAACCTCGCCCACCTCAACGTCAAACTGCCCCCCAACACCGGCAAGATACTCACCAACTCCCCCAACCCCGCATACTGCGGCGGTATCCTTACCCCTCGTCCATTTCTTACAACCTCAAACAATCCTCCCGCCAACAAGATCGCAAACACATTATAGATAAAACTCCACCCAAAATTAAACCTAATCCTGCGCATGGCTTTTTCGCTCATGTCCAGTAGCGTCAAGATGCCGGTGAGGTTGGATCGGATGAGCACCACGTCGGCGGCTGCTTCGGCTACGGCTACGTTATCGTTGGATCCGGATCcggaggtagaggtagaggccATGTGCACGCCGACGGTGGCGCGGGCGAGGGCAATGGCGTCGTTGGTGCCGTCGCCGCAGAAGAGGACAGTAGGAGGTTTGTTGGATTTTGGTGGGCTGCGGAAAAAGGAGCGACGGAAACGGGTACGGGGTGgcgctggtgatggtggcggTGGGATGAGGAGACGAGTAATATaggcttccttttcttcgggTTTGCACCTGGAGCGAATGCAGTGCTCGGGAATATCGAGTTGGCGAGCAACGGAGCGAACGGCGAGGTCGTCATCGCCTGAGATAATGTGGATAGAGATGCCGCGTTGGCGCAGTTGGGCGATGACAGATGGTGCTTCGGGGCGGAGCGTGTCGTGGAGCCCGAAGATGGCTGCTAGGGTACCGTCGATGGTGAAGCAGAAGGCGGTGTAGCCTTGGGATAAGATGCGCTGGACGGTTGGGTCGGACTCGAGGCCTAGCCAGCGTGAGTTTCCTGCGCGAAGTACTTGGCCGGATGGCGAGTGGCCTTCGACGCCTCGGCCTGGAAGGGCTTTCTGGTGGGTGATCACTTCAGGGGTTACTCCCATAGAGAGAAGATAGGTAGACACTGATGCGGCGGCGGGATGTTTGATGTCGTGCAGCAACCCAAGTAGTAGGGACTTGGAGGTGTTAGAGTCGCTCTCCATGAAATGCACATCATGGACGTCGAGTTCCCCCTTGGTGAGGGTGCCTGTCTTGTCAAGTACGACGTGGGATGTTGTGCGGGCAATCTCCACGGCATTCAACGACTTGAAGAGAATTCCTCTGTCACCTGCCAGCCCGCTGACCATGGTGTTGACCATTGGAACTGCTAGTCCGATAGCGCAAGGACAGGAGACTATGAGAACAGTAATGGCATAGGTGAGCGCTTGAACGATGGCCTCGGCAGCGCGTAGTTTGTGTACCTTGACACCAACAACGCACCAGATGATCAGGGTGATGCCTGTCAGACAAAGAACAGCGCGGACGAGATACCCGGCCACGCGGTCGGCAATACCCTCGATCTTGGTTTTGGCTACCTTTGCCTTGTGCACCATGGTCATGATGACgctgatggtgttgttgccggGAACAGTCGTAAGCCGCACCCGAAGAGCTCCCGAGCCGTTGACTGTCCCTGCGATCACCTCGGATCCTTCAGTCTTGACAACGGGTCGCGACTCGCCAGTGATCATGGACTCGTCCACTTCCGAATCACCCTCGACGACAATGCCGTCGGTGGGGATCTTGGCACCCGGAACAACCTTGAAGTAATCCCCATACTGAAGCAGGCGTGCGTCAATCTCCATCTCGTTACTTCCGTCCTCATCAACAAGAAGGGCGTCATGAGACTGGAGCGACTTGACCTTGGACACGGACGCGACAGCCTTGTGCTGTGCAAAAGCGGCAAGGAAGCGGCCGACCATGATCAGAGTCACAAGCAAGGTGCTCGTCTCGAAGAACTGACCTGTCGACAGGGGACGCCCGCATACCAAGAGTGCAAACGACACCACGGAGAAGATGTAGGCGGTAGTGGTGCTGAGCACAACCAAGAATTCCATGTTGATGGCCCCCGACTTGATCAGTGGGCTCAAAGCCTCGCGGTAAAAGGGGCCAGCGACGAAAATTTGGACAAGTGTCGCAAGGGCTAGGGATGCATACCCGTACGAAATCATCCGCTTTCCGGATTGTGGGAGGTAAGCCAAGACAAGGACAGGAATGGTCAGGATCCAAGAGAGCATCGTCATAACGAACAAATGACGAACGTTTTTCCAGCCAGCGGTCATGTTTTGGTCGACCGAGCTTTTGGCGAGTGTCAGAGGAGGCCCCCCAAACCCAGACTGCACCAAATCTCTGGCGCCAATGACTTTGGGATCGTAGTAGATCCTGACAAGCTTCTTGTCGATGATTGAGACCTGGGCCACTCCCATGGGTAATGGTCTAGAGGCAAACCCGGCTGCATTTTCAGGGACAATGTCAAGACTGCATGCTTCCTCGATGACCCGCTCACACTTCCAGGTAGTTGACCTTTGAATTTGTTCTATGACGTCGGCAGCCGACGCGAGGCCCAGATTGACGTCAAAGTCCACCTGCTTGTGTGGCACGCTGACTTTGAGATTCCGGATGGCCTTGATGTTAGCGGCCACTTGATGGAGTTCTTGGCCGCAGCACATCTTTtcgatgatgaggacgacaTGTTCATATCCAGAAAGACCTTTTTCCACATCGGCCGTACCGTCTGACTGCTCGCTCCCTGGCTGAACCGGTGTTATACTGGACCGCGCGGTTCCTGATTCGCTATCGGTGGTGGGGAAACTGGCAGATATTTGTTCGATGTGTTGACATTCTGATGGTTGATGTTTGTTGGAAAGGGAACTTTTCCTGAATTTCTTTTGGGATAAAACGCCGAACGTCCTGGCGAGATTGGGGAACCGGCTGTGGTTGTGGTCATGGCTGTGATTGTGGCCGTGTGATACTGAACACGGGTCTTTGGAGGATTCCgagtgtggtggtgggtgagaaTCGGCACTCTTGTTGCTGGACTGCCTCTCGCTTTGCTGTCCACCACAGCACCTGTCCTGGCAGGTGTCCGTTGTAGTCGTGACTGTGTTGGCTTCCCCTTGATGCGACTCTCTATCCCCAGTCCTGTCGCCAATCTCCCCTTTGCCGTCACAATACTCCCCATAACCAACATTTGCGGACGAAGATGCCGTGGCTTCTAAGCTGTCATCCGTGTTTGACCCTCGGTCTCCACGACCATGTGAAGATGTCGGCAGCTCCTCGGGCGTGGTGAAAAGAGGGCGTTTGGAGGGCGCGCAACAACCCGAACCGCAACCCATTGTAATTGTTGATAATGTCTATCGCGTAGTTTGCTGTATGGGATGTTGTAAGGTAGATGTCGAACTCGCCATGAAGATGGAAGTAGAGGAAGTGCCCAGGGGGGGCCCTGGTTTTTCGATTATAAGCCAATTCGGTGCGATTTGGTGAATGCTGTCGAGGCCATTACTGGTAGTGTAGATGAGCAACAAGGGTCCAAGGCATCCTGCTTGACGCCGGTTTCAAGTAAGTTGTTGACAAACACGGAAGGTGGTAGCATAAAGTATAGGTGAATGCGCATGGGCCGGCACGGGGAGGATGGGGTCAAAGCGAGACCTCAAGGGCCAACAAGTCCCGGGAGTACAGAGTGCGTGCGAACACGAGGTTGTAGAGTGTGACGGGGTGACAAGCTATGACTTTGTGCCGCGGTGCCAGATGGATGGACTCTGGGTACATAGTCGAGGTGTCACTGAGGAAATAACAGCGATAAGTATATCAAGACGAGTgggggggaaggaggaatggaggagggggtgggaTGTCAGTTACTACTACATTTCGGCGGTAggcttttctcttcttgccgTGTGTACATGTAGTAAAAGTTGGCATCTCTGATACGCGAATAAGTGGAAGGGTGGAAGTGAGTCGATAGGTGcacacaagaaaaagaaagctGAGGCCTGTGACCAGTCGGCAACGATGATCATCAAAGACAGCGAGTGAAAGATAGGCATCGGGATTGACAAGCCGTTCAACCCCGGGCGCGGCAGTGTAACACGGACATGCTGCCGCGGGGTATCAATGACTGGTGGTGATATTCCATGATGCCGGTGATGATTGCTCCTTCGACTCGAGTAAGGCGAGCATGGGAAGATAAGTGATATGTTAGGTAGCCATGCTTCACTTGACTGCGCAGCAGAGTCGGACTGTTGTTTAATGGTTGCCCTGTGGAGCATGGATGGTGTTGAACGATGCCCGGTCGAGATGATCAGTCAGGTCGTGCCCGTCTATCCATGGAAAGATCTTGGAGGGGTCCAAAGATCGATGGTGGAGGGGTATATTTGCATGTTATAACGTCGAttattccctttttcttaAATACTCACTAACAGACACAGTGATAAAGTGGATATCTGAATATGTACATAAAGTAGTGGATCACTGTCTCGTGGTTGGTGGAGGCCCGGGCTGCAGCTTGGAGAAATGCGTGGGAAAAGTGGGTACATCTCTACACAGTACACGTGTGCATTGTTAGTTCAGTTCCATGCAAGATGGCGTCCtccttctactactactgcaTAAATGCATAACAGGGATACCGGCAGTTGGCGGTGTGCTTGACCCAGCTGCTCCAAGTCAGTCACCACGCGAGTGtagtacatacctaggtagtagtGGACAAAGAAGGAGGGAATGTTTTCTCCGGAGAACAACTTGTTCTTTCTGTTACATTACACTACTCACTTAGGTTGTTACCCGACCTGGTGAAAGAGGGTACTTCCATCTTTACCCTTGGTCTCTCCATCCCATAGTCAAAACACATTCCCGCATCATTTCCTATTGAAGCAGACGACGTAGCAAATCCCAATCTCCCTTGAACCCCTGAGAGTATTTGCAGTATTGACCTCTCTGTCTTGCAAAACCTCAAACTCACCTATGTAAATAAccatgtacactacgtaAAAGACCCCTTGACGCCAAGACTCTGGACCGTCCCTCGTAGGGCCTGTTGCATCAACCGAGGAATTGCAATAGCGAGGGTCAAACACACAGGACAGGGAGCACAACCGAAACATCGGCAAGAATCGGTTACAGTGGCGTTTTCAAGTACTCGTCATTGACCAGACACTCATGTTTCACTCTTGTCCCTACCAGACCTaaagcctacctacctctacctcacGGGATACACCATAGCCATCTCGGAGTTGGGGATTAATTATCCATCAGAGACACAACAATGTGTGCGAGTGCTTCGCGTACAGATGAGCCCCGAAAAAGCCAGGGCTTCAACCAGAGCCCCAACCCACTCTCAGCCGATCTGACGACGAACCAAGACTTGGACGGAATCGTCAATCAGAGAGCAAACCGAACCGGTAGTGGTGGGACGGGAATCTCGGCCCAGTTACGCCAAGATGGTGTcggcgatgatggtggtgggttgcCGAGGCCAGAGCGAGATCGACCACCGGGTGGTGATATGATCAAGACACCCTCATCAACCGTGTCgtcaccaaccaaccctcaGCCAAGCCCGCCTCCCTCTTCCAatcaagtggaagctccttctcctggcAGTGTCAAGCAAGCAAAAAGCCGTCTAGGACAAATCAAGCATGCCCTCATTACCTTTGGCCAGTTTGTGGGTCCCGGGGTCATGATCTCGGTGGCATACAGTGAGTGTGTCCCTTTCACCTACCACGAGCCTCACTTACAGAATACTTACTATGTGCAGTCGACCCGGGTAATTATGCCACCGATATTGCTGCCGGCGCATCTTATCGCTTCAAGTTACTTTTCATCGTCCTCCTGAGTAACCTATTCGCCATTCTTCTGCAAAGTCTAGCTATCAAGCTCGGCACCGTCACCGGCTTGGACCTCTCCTCCGCTTGTAGAGCCTTTCTCCCACGATGGCTGAACTACTTTATCTACGCACTGGCTGAGATTGCCATTATCGCAACAGATATTGCCGAGGTAGGTCTTTTGTCCGCAAGTACATAAGGAGAGTACGACACTGACGATGGACAGGTCATCGGCACCGCTATTGCCTTCAACCTCTTGTCTCCCAAGATACCTCTTGTCGCAGGATGTGCCCTCTCCATTATCGATGTCAtgctcatcctcgtcttctaCAACCCGAATGGCCAAATGAAAGGCCTGCGCATCTTTGAGTTTTTTGTCTGCATTCTGGTCATGGGCGTAGTGGCCTGTTTCTGCATCCAGCTCTCCATGATCTCCAACACCAGCGTTGGTGAAGTATTCAAGGGTTACCTACCTTCCAGCGCCGTGATTGAACAGCAGGGGTATGTTACCTTTTCGTTCTTCGCCTTGAACACAACACTGACAGACCACTAGCCTCTACCAAGCCTGCGGCATCCTCGGCGCAACCGTCATGCCGCAcagcctcttcctcggctCCGGCATTGTCCAACCCCGTCTCCGCGCCTACGACGAACAACGTGGTCTCCTCCCTGCCGAACCCGTTTCCGCCAACTCATCCGACACCAACAGCGACTACGCCGACAAAGTCCACTACGTCCCCTCCCAGTCCGCCATCAAGCACTCGCTCAAGTACTCCATTGCCGAACTCGCCCTCTCCCTATTCACTTTCGCCCTCTTCGTCAACTCGgccatcctcatcgtcgccgGTGCCTCCCTATACCAAAACCCCACCGCTCTCGACGCCGACATCTTCGCCATCCACTCGTTGCTTTCgtcctccatctcccccgCCGCAGGGACCATCTTCGCCCTCGCCTTGCTCTTATCGGGTGTCTCGGCAGGTATTGTCTGCACCATCGCCGGGCAAATGGTCAGCGAGGGCGCGTTGCGGTGGAAGATGCGGCCCTGGCTGCGCAGACTTATTACGCGGTCCATCAGCATCACGCCTTCTATTCTTATTGCTGCCGTGGTGGGGAAAGACGGGTTGAATGCTGCGTTGCAGGGGAGTCAGGTGGCGTTGAGCGTGGTGTTGCCGTTTGTGACGGCGCCGCTGATTTGGTTCACGAGCAGGGATCGGTacatgatggtgatgccggGCGGGGCGAGGTAtcaggtggaggaggaggaggcagtgGGGGATAAGAGGCGGTTGTTTTCGGCGAAGAGGGGATGGTtggggaggaagatgggTAATAGCAACAAcggtggagaggagggaggagtgaAGATGGCGAATTCGTGGCTGACTACGATTGTGGCGGGGCTGGTTTGGGGGCTGATGGCTGTCATGAATGTAGCGaatttggtgttgttgggaAAAGGCAATAGCTAGGCGATGCTTGAGAACTGGAAGATGGAGTCAACAAGGCACAGCGGGTTTTGTAGTAGATAAACACCATCATGATAGAAGTTGGCCAAGTATAACATCGATTGATGGGTGACATCAAATGCCAAGACCCAATACGGTACAAACTATGACAAACGACACTGTATGTGGCTTAGTGGGCACCGCATGGACTCACTACAGATGGAAGGCACCCGTAGCACAGCGCGCTTTCACTGCCCTGCAGTAAACTTCCACCATCACTGTATCCACATAACGAATCATAACAaactcaacctcaacctctcaacctcaacctcaattGGACACAACTCGTCAATCTTATCAAGCATTCGCCAACCCATTCCCAGATATCAACACCACGAGAACATTAAAGATTATTCCACATCACTATCTACCTAGTCAAACTATCTATCCCTcgcaagcaagcaaacaaTAAATAGACCGACAGCCCGGCTGCTCGCTTTATTCATTACCCACAAATCAAcatcacctacctctactcacTAGGTCTAGGTCTCCCCGCCAACTTACCTCGAACTTTCTTTCACAAGTTGAAGTCACAACCACACCACTATACTACAAAAATGGACCGCGACCAGAATACAACCGAGGATCTGTTTGGTGAGGAAGACttgccttccttttttttcgatttctttttccttttcgttCTGTTACTGTTTAATCCacttcccctcccttccccattttcccttccctctctcttccctccctcgattccctccaaacccccctctctcctcccccttcctccctttctatctatttttttttctcctcccttaCTAACATGCCCCCAGATCTCGAAAACCGCCTCACCGCCTCCCTCCTGCGCACCTTCCAATCCCTCCTGCACCACGGCGCCTCCAGCGTCAACGGCACTGCCTCCGTGGGGCAAGCCGCCTACAACGCCATGGCGACCGACATCCTCATGAACGGCATGGTCCAATCGGTCGAGGAGCTTTTGTCTTTGACTCGCAAGATGCGAGAGCTGTGGGTGGTGGGACCCCTGAGAAAGCCGGGCGagggggatgaggaggtggagagggagatgagGGGGTGTTGGGAGGGGGTCGTACAGAATGTGGGGGGGTGGAGGGGACTGAAGAGGGCGGAGGTGGTAAATAAAATgggggggaaaggaaaaggggtcGGGGAGtataaggagggggaggtgggaaTGCCGGCTGGTGTggtgcagcagcagcagtttgGACAGTTTGGGCAGTTTGGTCAAGGTGGGCAAGGTTCGCAAGGTGggcaaggtggtggtgggttgccGCCGTCTGGAAGCGCGACGCCGAATATGGGGGTGAGGAATTTGACGGCAGCAGCtgggggaggagcaggagcaggaggaccGGGAGGACtgggaggaagtggtggcATGGTGGCTTAGAAGGCTGTTGCTGCGCTGGGATCGGATTTCCCACTACGAGTACGAGTGAatgtggaggaagaaggagaagaagaaaatggcGTCGGTGGTTCAAATGggaatgatgatggaagtggTAGTGAAACCCTTGATGATGACAATGGTAGTGAAACCCTTGATGATGAAAGTGATGGTGAAACTGGTgatggaagtggtggtgaaagtggtgatgatgatgatgacagcGGTAGTGCAActcttgttgatgacgacgatgacgatgatagCGAAAGCGATGAATCATTCTTCTTATTCACAGACGGGACCAGGATGGATATCAGGTTTTGAGAGAGGTACTCGGGAGTTAGGACGTGTGAGGAACACCTTACTCAATTCGAGAAATACCGGAGCTGATGCTCATAACCTAGCGAGATGAGGCATACATACACAGAGGAATTCAGGTTGAAGCGAAAAGAACACTGGGCCAGTTCAAGACACAAGACTGTGTACACAGCATCAAAGGATAGAGGTTACATTCAGGAAGCACTCTTTGGGGCCCAACGCAAAAAGCAAGAAGAGGTCAAGGTATCAAACCGCTTTACACTTGACAGCTAGCGTACAGATACtccatacactacactatgcACGCTTCTAGTTGCAATGAAATGGTATTTTCCTATATCCGCAGCCCTTACTCTTCCAAAATTAGGACCGTCAATTCGATGACCCATCCTCCGCAACACCATCAGCCTCATCTCCAAGCTCAGCCTGCAAAGCCTTGGGTATCTTCTCGGCCGTGCGATCCGACCGCTCGTGCGACGCCTCGATTCCGCCCGGGGTGACCCAGAGGAAATAATCCGTACGGAAGTTATCGATCTGGTTGAAAAAGAGGTGGAACCTGTCACCGCTTGTTAGTACTTTCTTCATG
Proteins encoded in this region:
- a CDS encoding transporter smf2, which encodes MCASASRTDEPRKSQGFNQSPNPLSADLTTNQDLDGIVNQRANRTGSGGTGISAQLRQDGVGDDGGGLPRPERDRPPGGDMIKTPSSTVSSPTNPQPSPPPSSNQVEAPSPGSVKQAKSRLGQIKHALITFGQFVGPGVMISVAYIDPGNYATDIAAGASYRFKLLFIVLLSNLFAILLQSLAIKLGTVTGLDLSSACRAFLPRWLNYFIYALAEIAIIATDIAEVIGTAIAFNLLSPKIPLVAGCALSIIDVMLILVFYNPNGQMKGLRIFEFFVCILVMGVVACFCIQLSMISNTSVGEVFKGYLPSSAVIEQQGLYQACGILGATVMPHSLFLGSGIVQPRLRAYDEQRGLLPAEPVSANSSDTNSDYADKVHYVPSQSAIKHSLKYSIAELALSLFTFALFVNSAILIVAGASLYQNPTALDADIFAIHSLLSSSISPAAGTIFALALLLSGVSAGIVCTIAGQMVSEGALRWKMRPWLRRLITRSISITPSILIAAVVGKDGLNAALQGSQVALSVVLPFVTAPLIWFTSRDRYMMVMPGGARYQVEEEEAVGDKRRLFSAKRGWLGRKMGNSNNGGEEGGVKMANSWLTTIVAGLVWGLMAVMNVANLVLLGKGNS
- a CDS encoding copper-transporting ATPase; this encodes MCCGQELHQVAANIKAIRNLKVSVPHKQVDFDVNLGLASAADVIEQIQRSTTWKCERVIEEACSLDIVPENAAGFASRPLPMGVAQVSIIDKKLVRIYYDPKVIGARDLVQSGFGGPPLTLAKSSVDQNMTAGWKNVRHLFVMTMLSWILTIPVLVLAYLPQSGKRMISYGYASLALATLVQIFVAGPFYREALSPLIKSGAINMEFLVVLSTTTAYIFSVVSFALLVCGRPLSTGQFFETSTLLVTLIMVGRFLAAFAQHKAVASVSKVKSLQSHDALLVDEDGSNEMEIDARLLQYGDYFKVVPGAKIPTDGIVVEGDSEVDESMITGESRPVVKTEGSEVIAGTVNGSGALRVRLTTVPGNNTISVIMTMVHKAKVAKTKIEGIADRVAGYLVRAVLCLTGITLIIWCVVGVKVHKLRAAEAIVQALTYAITVLIVSCPCAIGLAVPMVNTMVSGLAGDRGILFKSLNAVEIARTTSHVVLDKTGTLTKGELDVHDVHFMESDSNTSKSLLLGLLHDIKHPAAASVSTYLLSMGVTPEVITHQKALPGRGVEGHSPSGQVLRAGNSRWLGLESDPTVQRILSQGYTAFCFTIDGTLAAIFGLHDTLRPEAPSVIAQLRQRGISIHIISGDDDLAVRSVARQLDIPEHCIRSRCKPEEKEAYITRLLIPPPPSPAPPRTRFRRSFFRSPPKSNKPPTVLFCGDGTNDAIALARATVGVHMASTSTSGSGSNDNVAVAEAAADVVLIRSNLTGILTLLDMSEKAMRRIRFNFGWSFIYNVFAILLAGGLFEVVRNGRGVRIPPQYAGLGELVSILPVLGGSLTLRWARFAGDEHVKKGEIVEKEDGDGGEDGGENGSGSGRKKWLAGVWKRGVR